A single window of Crassostrea angulata isolate pt1a10 chromosome 8, ASM2561291v2, whole genome shotgun sequence DNA harbors:
- the LOC128159280 gene encoding complement C1q tumor necrosis factor-related protein 3-like yields the protein MSFPLLVAVTAHATPQQVVTRYNNYKAICNGMGYENVRCKDPIAFQSSLTKTLQNLKNQETVIFDKVSLNEGSAYDNISGIFTAPLDGIFSFTWTILTTAGKYFVTEIVLNGQKVALNQTDGRGHDGYPMSTSHANIKMKKGDKVWIRTNGTSGQHAHGGWCYFSGAKL from the exons ATGAGCTTCCCTCTTCTTGTGGCGGTAACTGCACATGCAACGCCTCAACAAGTGGTGACTAGATATAACAACTACAAGGCGATATGTAATGGAATGGGTTATGAAAATGTGCGCTGCAAAG ATCCGATTGCTTTCCAATCTTCACTTACCAAGACATTGCAAAACTTGAAGAACCAGGAGACTGTGATCTTTGATAAAGTTTCATTAAACGAAGGAAGCGCTTACGACAATATCTCCGGAATATTTACAGCACCTTTGGACGGAATCTTTTCCTTTACATGGACAATATTAACAACAGCTGGAAAATATTTCGTCACTGAAATTGTGCTGAATGGCCAAAAAGTTGCATTAAATCAAACCGATGGAAGGGGTCACGATGGATATCCTATGTCAACCTCACATGCTAACATCAAAATGAAGAAAGGCGATAAGGTCTGGATCAGGACCAATGGTACCTCTGGGCAGCATGCCCATGGAGGTTGGTGTTACTTTTCTGGAGCAAAATTGTAG
- the LOC128160952 gene encoding uncharacterized protein LOC128160952, translated as MQCTGAEREFGNFQMNPNDEVPTEISNSDEELLNSFDPTVPELKKMEKEVKKPAYSELPQPETPVEDIKNRRFKNVTEEQLKNYHDSHQSSSTKKNTVWGMKIFQDWNMETYGEYLDTYIVSAVSLGEILMKFYCEAVPQKKAGGNASTDVYHKNSLINIRGAINRHLQDINRNIDIVRDKEFKMANRALDGLLKERMRSGTSLPTNHKEIIEPADLQKMFTYLKKGSSSPVILRHAVWFLTSIHFLSRGLELHHQLNLKSFEFKNDENGEYVTLSHDTQQKNFQGGIRSAEAPSDKRMYADDTECCPVKMLKLLLEKTPSDATSLFNQYDKAALANSERAVWFTSKPLSKRTFQNFLPEICKNAGVEKRPQKRIFITILQQDCLNFSKKSPKYDIIFTEDTNLVSNHVRCATCCSSSPCYPK; from the exons ATGCAATGCACAGGAGCTGAGAGGGAATTTGGAAACTTTCAAATGAATCCTAACGACGAGGTTCCAACGGAAATTTCTAACAGTGATGAGGAACTGTTAAATAGCTTTGACCCAACCGTTCCTGAATTgaagaaaatggaaaaagaagttaaaaaaccTGCATATTCTGAACTACCCCAACCAGAAACCCCTGTGGAAGACATAAAAAACAGAAGATTCAAAAATGTAACAGAGGAGCAACTAAAAAATTATCACGACTCTCATCAGTCATCCTCAACAAAGAAAAACACAGTGTGGGGGATGAAAATTTTTCAAG ATTGGAACATGGAAACATATGGGGAATACCTAGACACATATATAGTGTCAGCTGTCAGTCTTGGAGAAAtcttgatgaaattttattgtgAAGCGGTTCCTCAAAAGAAAGCAGGTGGAAATGCCTCCACTGATGTATATCATAAAAATTCTCTAATTAATATAAGAGGAGCTATAAACCGCCATCTTCAAGATATCAATAGAAATATTGACATAGTGAGGGACAAAGAATTTAAAATGGCTAATCGAGCACTTGATGGTTTGTTGAAAGAAAGAATGAGGTCCGGAACTTCCCTCCCCACAAATCACAAAGAAATCATAGAACCAGCTGACCTTCAAAAAATGTTCACTTACTTGAAAAAGGGCTCCTCTTCTCCAGTCATTCTGAGACACGCTGTTTGGTTCCTCACATCAATTCATTTCTTGTCAAGGGGGCTGGAATTGCACCACCAACTCAACTTAAAgtcttttgaatttaaaaatgatgaaaatgggGAATACGTAACTTTATCACACGACACACAGCAGAAAAATTTCCAAGGTGGAATCAGAAGTGCAGAAGCACCATCCGACAAGAGGATGTATGCTGATGATACAGAATGCTGTCCggttaaaatgttaaaactatTATTAGAAAAGACCCCCTCTGATGCCACATCACTGTTCAACCAGTATGATAAAGCTGCCCTGGCCAATTCAGAAAGAGCAGTTTGGTTCACATCCAAGCCATTATCCAAACGCACCTTTCAGAATTTTTTACctgaaatttgcaaaaatgcTGGTGTTGAAAAGAG GCCACAGAAACGAATCTTCATTACGATCCTACAGCAGGACTGTCTCAACTTCTCAAAAAAGAGCCCTAAGTACGACATTATCTTCACTGAAGACACAAACCTCGTCAGCAACCATGTGCGATGCGCAACATGCTGTAGTTCCTCGCCCTGCTATCCAAAATGA